A single genomic interval of Lysobacter avium harbors:
- a CDS encoding glycosyltransferase family 4 protein: MNPATPAELHIVQKEMTMPDGDIRPRVRNVLYHHRTQGKAVEGVHIRGITDALRAEGVDVDIISLPGADPYSSPKAMSPTRQVKPWMGAVTRLPEPLFEVVELAYNLVAGWRLRAWLRRNPGVDFIYERYSLFMFESIRIARKRGIPIILEVNDSATVERVRPLFFQKLAMAIEGWVLRNASGLVFVSGVFRDRAQAAHGAIAPAIVTPNAANIDKFTFTPAQRDEVRARLGLDGHVVCGYLGAFVPWHAIDAFVHRIADRLAEAPHLKLLLVGDGATYPALKEFVDAHALASQVVLTGRVPHDEVPGLLAAMDMAILPSAGDYTSPVKLFEFMACGIPPVAPDFEPIREVLVEDQTGWMFEAGDLDAAVERVVVHSNDVDGLARVGANARAYVAANRQWQHNISDLLDFHTALAGKALAS; this comes from the coding sequence ATGAACCCGGCGACCCCCGCCGAACTGCACATTGTCCAGAAGGAGATGACCATGCCCGACGGTGACATCCGCCCGCGCGTGCGCAACGTGCTCTATCACCACCGCACCCAGGGCAAGGCGGTGGAGGGCGTGCACATCCGCGGCATCACCGATGCGCTGCGCGCCGAAGGCGTGGATGTCGACATCATTTCCCTGCCCGGCGCGGATCCATACTCGTCACCCAAGGCCATGTCGCCGACCCGCCAGGTGAAGCCGTGGATGGGCGCGGTCACCCGCCTGCCCGAGCCCTTGTTCGAGGTGGTGGAGCTCGCCTACAACCTTGTGGCGGGCTGGCGCCTGCGGGCGTGGCTGCGGCGCAACCCGGGCGTGGACTTCATCTACGAGCGCTATTCGCTTTTCATGTTCGAGTCGATCCGGATCGCCCGCAAACGTGGTATCCCGATCATCCTGGAGGTCAACGATTCGGCGACCGTGGAGCGGGTCCGGCCGCTGTTCTTCCAGAAGCTGGCGATGGCGATCGAAGGCTGGGTGCTGCGCAACGCGTCGGGACTGGTGTTCGTGTCGGGCGTGTTCCGCGACCGCGCGCAGGCGGCGCACGGGGCGATCGCCCCGGCCATCGTGACCCCGAACGCGGCCAACATCGACAAGTTCACCTTTACTCCTGCCCAGCGCGATGAGGTGCGTGCGCGACTCGGGCTGGACGGGCACGTGGTGTGTGGGTACCTGGGCGCGTTCGTGCCATGGCACGCCATCGACGCGTTCGTGCATCGCATCGCCGACCGGCTCGCCGAGGCGCCGCACCTGAAGCTGTTGCTGGTCGGCGACGGCGCCACCTATCCCGCGCTGAAGGAATTCGTCGATGCCCACGCGCTCGCTTCGCAGGTGGTGCTGACCGGCCGGGTGCCGCACGACGAGGTCCCCGGACTGCTCGCAGCGATGGACATGGCGATCCTGCCCAGCGCCGGCGATTACACCTCGCCGGTCAAGCTGTTCGAGTTCATGGCGTGCGGCATCCCGCCGGTGGCTCCGGACTTCGAGCCGATACGTGAGGTGCTGGTCGAGGACCAGACCGGGTGGATGTTCGAGGCAGGCGATCTCGACGCCGCCGTCGAGCGCGTCGTTGTCCACAGCAACGATGTCGACGGATTGGCGCGCGTGGGCGCGAATGCCCGCGCCTACGTCGCGGCCAACCGGCAGTGGCAACACAACATCTCCGATCTGCTG
- a CDS encoding GNAT family N-acetyltransferase, producing MDKPNDPGMQMLTTSRALPVAMPCTKPESAIRAEVVAVDAYPGLAVDWIRLESRSDASPFTSWSWVSTWLALLPANCRPLVFRARDESGVFALSLLLKASERGVGRLFGSHSLLLQETGEPAVDQVTIEYAGLLVRTGAETAGYKAMFDAIRRLGAGWRRLRISATAHADAIASALPPTLDAASVDARPSYFVDLAALRAAGRSYHDGLGANIRGSLNQARRGYGAHGELRAEVAGDASTALAWLEEMAALHTRYWNSKGKPGSFSSAFFCRFHRSLVGAGTATGFTRMTRVSAGPLTVGYIYNLAWRDRIYYYNSGLNYGALPRHDRPGLAALHTTIEQALMEGWSQFDFLAGAQEYKRRLSNDARRLHWIDIRRRGARMSGERLLSRMLGKNTFGVPLASALAADAVQAHK from the coding sequence ATGGATAAGCCGAATGACCCGGGCATGCAGATGTTGACCACCAGCCGGGCCTTGCCCGTCGCGATGCCGTGCACCAAACCCGAGTCGGCGATACGCGCAGAGGTGGTGGCGGTCGACGCCTACCCCGGTCTCGCAGTGGACTGGATCCGCCTGGAGTCCCGATCGGACGCCTCGCCGTTCACATCATGGTCGTGGGTATCGACCTGGCTGGCGTTGCTGCCAGCCAATTGCCGCCCGCTGGTATTCCGCGCACGCGACGAGTCCGGTGTGTTTGCCCTGAGCCTGCTGTTGAAGGCGTCCGAGCGGGGGGTTGGCAGGCTGTTTGGCAGCCACTCGTTGCTGCTGCAGGAAACCGGGGAGCCCGCCGTTGACCAGGTCACCATCGAGTACGCCGGCCTGCTGGTGCGCACGGGCGCGGAAACCGCCGGCTACAAGGCAATGTTTGACGCGATCCGGCGTTTGGGCGCGGGCTGGCGGCGGCTGCGGATCAGCGCCACCGCCCACGCCGATGCGATCGCATCGGCATTGCCTCCCACCCTTGACGCGGCAAGTGTGGACGCGCGCCCGTCCTATTTCGTCGACCTGGCGGCGCTGCGGGCGGCCGGCCGCAGCTATCACGACGGCCTGGGCGCCAACATCCGCGGGTCGCTCAACCAGGCCCGGCGCGGGTACGGTGCCCATGGCGAGTTGCGGGCGGAGGTCGCCGGCGACGCCTCCACGGCGCTGGCGTGGCTGGAGGAAATGGCTGCGCTGCACACCCGCTACTGGAACAGCAAGGGCAAGCCGGGGTCATTCTCGAGCGCGTTCTTCTGCCGGTTCCACCGGTCATTGGTTGGCGCCGGCACGGCCACGGGTTTCACCCGGATGACGCGGGTCAGCGCCGGTCCGCTCACGGTCGGCTACATCTACAACCTGGCGTGGCGCGACCGCATCTATTACTACAACAGCGGGCTGAACTACGGCGCGCTGCCCAGGCACGACCGACCCGGTCTTGCCGCGTTGCACACGACGATCGAGCAGGCGCTGATGGAGGGATGGAGCCAGTTCGACTTTCTGGCGGGTGCCCAGGAGTACAAGCGGCGCCTGTCCAACGACGCCCGCCGGCTGCACTGGATCGACATACGCAGGCGTGGTGCGCGGATGTCGGGCGAACGACTGTTGTCAAGGATGCTGGGCAAAAACACGTTCGGCGTACCGCTGGCGAGTGCGCTCGCCGCCGATGCCGTGCAGGCACACAAATGA